In Carya illinoinensis cultivar Pawnee chromosome 6, C.illinoinensisPawnee_v1, whole genome shotgun sequence, a single genomic region encodes these proteins:
- the LOC122314069 gene encoding silicon efflux transporter LSI2-like isoform X2 has protein sequence MVLATSVNVVLGSLAFAIFWVLAVFPSVPFLPIGRTAGSLLGAMLMVIFRIITPNQAYDAIDLPILGLLFGTMLVSVYLERADMFKYLGKLLSWKSKGAKDLIFRICLISAISSAFFTNDTSCVVLTEFVLKIARQRKLPPHPFLLALASSANIGSSVTPIGNPQNLVIAIQSKISFGNFLIGILPAMLLGVVANGVILICMYWSLLSIPKDEEDAAIEVVAEDDLNSHRFSPATMSHFTSLSSQEWKSTTEVINVQSPPNLYGNMGNVETVRNRLTSSENDIHSVHSDMLESARNSNASKEVANDASSQKREETTTSHNGASVETLRDTLSVQSSEGKEDLIMRWKRMLWKSCIYLVTIGMLIALLMGLNMSWTAITAALALVVLDFKDARSCLEKVSYLLLIFFCGMFITVDGFNKTGIPSTLWDLMEPYAQIDRFSYLEEKWQHLQL, from the exons ATGGTCTTAGCTACTTCTGTGAATGTGGTTCTAGGCTCCCTTGCTTTCGCAATATTCTGGGTTTTGGCAGTTTTCCCCTCAGTTCCTTTTCTACCAATTGGGAGGACTGCAGGGTCCCTCCTAGGGGCCATGCTGATGGTTATATTTCGAATCATAACTCCAAATCAAGCATATGATGCAATTGATCTCCCAATACTTGGTCTCCTTTTTGGGACAATGCTTGTCAGTGTCTATCTTGAAAGGGCTGATATGTTCAAATACTTGGGAAAGTTGCTCTCGTGGAAGAGTAAAGGAGCCAAGGACTTAATCTTCCGAATCTGCCTGATTTCTGCCATTTCAAGTGCATTTTTCACTAATGACACCTCCTGTGTAGTTTTGACCGagtttgttttgaaaattgCGAGGCAACGTAAACTCCCACCTCATCCTTTCCTTCTTGCTTTGGCATCTAGTGCGAATATTGGGTCTTCAGTAACTCCAATTGGCAACCCCCAAAACTTGGTTATAGCTATCCAGAGTAAGATATCATTTGGAAATTTTCTAATTGGCATTCTCCCTGCAATGCTCTTGGGAGTTGTTGCCAATGGTGTAATTCTTATATGCATGTACTGGAGTTTGCTATCTATTccaaaagatgaagaagatgcaGCTATAGAAGTTGTTGCAGAGGATGACTTGAATTCTCATCGCTTTTCACCAGCCACCATGTCACATTTTACATCCTTGAGTTCTCAGGAATGGAAGTCTACAACGGAAGTTATAAATGTGCAAAGCCCTCCCAACTTATATGGGAACATGGGCAATGTTGAGACCGTTAGAAACAGATTAACTTCCAGTGAGAATGATATCCACAGTGTTCATAGTGATATGTTGGAGTCTGCCAGAAATTCTAATGCATCAAAAGAAGTGGCAAATGATGCATCTTCTCAAAAAAGGGAAGAAACCACTACTTCACACAATGGTGCATCGGTGGAGACTCTAAGAGACACACTTTCTGTACAGTCTTCAGAAGGAAAGGAAGATTTGATCATGAGATGGAAAAGGATGTTGTGGAAGTCATGTATTTACCTTGTCACGATAGGGATGTTGATTGCTTTGCTTATGGGTCTGAATATGTCATGGACTGCAATTActgctgcacttgctcttgtgGTTCTTGATTTCAAGGATGCTAGGTCATGCCTTGAAAAG GTCTCCTATTTGCTGTTAATTTTCTTCTGCGGAATGTTTATCACAGTTGATGGCTTCAACAAAACTGGCATCCCAAGTACTCTATGGGACTTAATGGAGCCCTATGCACAAATTGATCGG TTCTCTTACTTGGAGGAAAAGTGGCAGCATCTGCAGCTTTAA
- the LOC122314069 gene encoding silicon efflux transporter LSI2-like isoform X1: MVLATSVNVVLGSLAFAIFWVLAVFPSVPFLPIGRTAGSLLGAMLMVIFRIITPNQAYDAIDLPILGLLFGTMLVSVYLERADMFKYLGKLLSWKSKGAKDLIFRICLISAISSAFFTNDTSCVVLTEFVLKIARQRKLPPHPFLLALASSANIGSSVTPIGNPQNLVIAIQSKISFGNFLIGILPAMLLGVVANGVILICMYWSLLSIPKDEEDAAIEVVAEDDLNSHRFSPATMSHFTSLSSQEWKSTTEVINVQSPPNLYGNMGNVETVRNRLTSSENDIHSVHSDMLESARNSNASKEVANDASSQKREETTTSHNGASVETLRDTLSVQSSEGKEDLIMRWKRMLWKSCIYLVTIGMLIALLMGLNMSWTAITAALALVVLDFKDARSCLEKVSYLLLIFFCGMFITVDGFNKTGIPSTLWDLMEPYAQIDRVSGIALLAIIILILSNLASNVPTVLLLGGKVAASAALISAADEKKAWLILAWVSTIAGNLSLLGSAANLIVCEQARQAPHLGYTLSFWSHLKFGVPSTLIVTAIGLTLIR; this comes from the exons ATGGTCTTAGCTACTTCTGTGAATGTGGTTCTAGGCTCCCTTGCTTTCGCAATATTCTGGGTTTTGGCAGTTTTCCCCTCAGTTCCTTTTCTACCAATTGGGAGGACTGCAGGGTCCCTCCTAGGGGCCATGCTGATGGTTATATTTCGAATCATAACTCCAAATCAAGCATATGATGCAATTGATCTCCCAATACTTGGTCTCCTTTTTGGGACAATGCTTGTCAGTGTCTATCTTGAAAGGGCTGATATGTTCAAATACTTGGGAAAGTTGCTCTCGTGGAAGAGTAAAGGAGCCAAGGACTTAATCTTCCGAATCTGCCTGATTTCTGCCATTTCAAGTGCATTTTTCACTAATGACACCTCCTGTGTAGTTTTGACCGagtttgttttgaaaattgCGAGGCAACGTAAACTCCCACCTCATCCTTTCCTTCTTGCTTTGGCATCTAGTGCGAATATTGGGTCTTCAGTAACTCCAATTGGCAACCCCCAAAACTTGGTTATAGCTATCCAGAGTAAGATATCATTTGGAAATTTTCTAATTGGCATTCTCCCTGCAATGCTCTTGGGAGTTGTTGCCAATGGTGTAATTCTTATATGCATGTACTGGAGTTTGCTATCTATTccaaaagatgaagaagatgcaGCTATAGAAGTTGTTGCAGAGGATGACTTGAATTCTCATCGCTTTTCACCAGCCACCATGTCACATTTTACATCCTTGAGTTCTCAGGAATGGAAGTCTACAACGGAAGTTATAAATGTGCAAAGCCCTCCCAACTTATATGGGAACATGGGCAATGTTGAGACCGTTAGAAACAGATTAACTTCCAGTGAGAATGATATCCACAGTGTTCATAGTGATATGTTGGAGTCTGCCAGAAATTCTAATGCATCAAAAGAAGTGGCAAATGATGCATCTTCTCAAAAAAGGGAAGAAACCACTACTTCACACAATGGTGCATCGGTGGAGACTCTAAGAGACACACTTTCTGTACAGTCTTCAGAAGGAAAGGAAGATTTGATCATGAGATGGAAAAGGATGTTGTGGAAGTCATGTATTTACCTTGTCACGATAGGGATGTTGATTGCTTTGCTTATGGGTCTGAATATGTCATGGACTGCAATTActgctgcacttgctcttgtgGTTCTTGATTTCAAGGATGCTAGGTCATGCCTTGAAAAG GTCTCCTATTTGCTGTTAATTTTCTTCTGCGGAATGTTTATCACAGTTGATGGCTTCAACAAAACTGGCATCCCAAGTACTCTATGGGACTTAATGGAGCCCTATGCACAAATTGATCGGGTTAGTGGGATAGCACTCCTGGCTATAATCATACTCATCTTGTCAAATTTGGCTTCAAACGTACCGACTG TTCTCTTACTTGGAGGAAAAGTGGCAGCATCTGCAGCTTTAATTTCCGCAGCTGATGAGAAAAAGGCATGGCTTATTTTAGCTTGGGTCAGCACGATAGCTGGGAACCTCTCATTATTAGGATCAGCTGCCAACTTGATAGTGTGTGAGCAGGCTCGCCAAGCTCCACACCTCGGGTACACTTTATCCTTTTGGAGCCATCTCAAATTTGGAGTACCCTCGACTCTTATAGTCACCGCTATTGGTTTGACACTCATAAGATGA
- the LOC122313597 gene encoding uncharacterized protein LOC122313597, protein MSVKPIALTIRVEGTPNLRWLQKDKVYLRCGALLKINEAAEVENQEAQSPSPASPLNGRAEAMEEHSLESHNQNQNSNPTKDPAHPSSPYYIGTNDGTGSMLVTHSLDASNYYSWARSMKRALRIKNKLGFIDGSLCEPTDPNDPLMEHWLRCNDVVITWMQNTMALDIKCSTVYAETAHKLWLELEQRFAQQNAPRIFEIKQAVTMLMQNQDVVSVYFSKLKTLLDELLNYETIPSCSCGGLKTVVQNQQRD, encoded by the exons ATGAGTGTCAAACCAATAGCGCTGACTATAAGAGTCGAGGGTACTCCAAATTTGAGATGGCTCCAAAAGGATAAAGTGTACCTGAGGTGTGGAGCTTTGTTGAAGATCAATGAAGCTGCTGAGGTGGAGAACCAGGAAGCACAGTCACCTTCACCTGCATCACCATTGAATGGCAG agctgagGCTATGGAGGAACACAGTTTAGAAAGtcacaaccaaaaccaaaactcaaacCCAACCAAAGACCCTGCCCATCCAAGCAGTCCATACTACATTGGCACAAATGATGGGACTGGCTCCATGCTTGTTACTCATAGCTTGGATGCCAGTAACTATTACTCATGGGCTCGATCAATGAAAAGAGCTTTGAGAATCAAAAATAAGCTTGGCTTCATTGATGGAAGTCTATGTGAGCCAACTGACCCAAATGACCCTCTCATGGAACATTGGCTGCGTTGCAATGATGTTGTAATCACTTGGATGCAAAACACCATGGCTCTTGATATCAAGTGCAGCACAGTATATGCAGAAACAGCACATAAACTTTGGCTTGAGTTAGAGCAACGTTTTGCACAACAAAATGCACCTCGAATTTTTGAGATCAAACAAGCTGTAACTATGCTGATGCAAAACCAAGATGTTGTAAGTGTTTACTTCTCCAAACTCAAAACCTTACTTGATGAGCTTTTGAACTATGAGACAATTCCAAGTTGCAGCTGTGGAGGCTTGAAAACTGTTGTACAAAACCAACAAAGGGATTAG